A region of Actinobacillus porcitonsillarum DNA encodes the following proteins:
- a CDS encoding LysR family transcriptional regulator has protein sequence MNKLDALRYFCVASETLNFRETAVRLSVSPQVVSRTIAELENTLGEPLFKRNTRNVQLTEFGQQFLVEARQFLNEEARLFSFAKTNQQAIQGTVRITLPPLPNHTQILADLLQAIAPYPNLAIDWRVDLTSLKAVDNQIDMGIRICQKPEPDWITHHLATVEEKIVASPALIEKLGMPADLTDLAKRYPLAAMFNALQGRIWQWQINAEHTITPPAPKFISNDMASELQATLSGQVCSQLLGMFCQPYLDSGELVELFPDIPKQPWQIYLYRPYQTVTPLRIVKVFELLREVLSKRWDFQRGWA, from the coding sequence ATGAATAAACTGGATGCATTACGTTACTTTTGTGTGGCAAGCGAAACCCTCAACTTTCGTGAAACAGCGGTACGCTTATCTGTATCGCCACAAGTCGTCAGCCGAACTATTGCGGAGCTAGAAAATACTTTGGGCGAACCACTATTCAAACGCAACACCCGTAACGTCCAGCTTACTGAGTTTGGTCAGCAATTTTTAGTGGAGGCACGACAATTTTTAAATGAAGAGGCACGTTTATTCAGTTTCGCCAAAACTAACCAACAGGCTATTCAAGGCACGGTGCGGATTACCCTGCCGCCACTGCCTAATCACACACAAATTTTAGCGGACTTATTACAAGCCATTGCGCCCTATCCTAACTTAGCTATTGATTGGCGTGTGGATTTAACCTCGTTAAAAGCGGTGGATAATCAAATTGATATGGGTATCCGCATTTGCCAAAAGCCCGAACCGGATTGGATTACGCATCATTTAGCCACTGTAGAAGAAAAAATTGTAGCCTCGCCAGCCTTAATCGAAAAATTGGGAATGCCTGCGGATCTCACCGATTTGGCTAAACGTTATCCACTGGCAGCGATGTTTAATGCTCTGCAAGGGCGTATTTGGCAGTGGCAAATCAATGCCGAACATACCATCACACCACCTGCCCCCAAATTTATCAGTAACGATATGGCAAGCGAACTGCAAGCAACCCTATCTGGGCAAGTTTGCTCACAATTATTAGGTATGTTCTGCCAGCCTTATTTGGACAGCGGAGAACTCGTGGAACTTTTCCCCGACATTCCGAAACAACCGTGGCAAATCTATCTCTACCGCCCATATCAAACCGTTACCCCTTTGCGAATTGTGAAAGTGTTTGAACTGTTAAGAGAGGTTTTGAGTAAGCGGTGGGATTTTCAACGTGGTTGGGCGTAA
- a CDS encoding alpha/beta hydrolase, translating into MKKLACVALIGLSVTAQATEKNTMIKNIVLVHGAFVDGSSYRPVIQSLQAKGYQVTAVQNPLTSLDDDVAAVKQVLDRQDGDVVLVGHSWAGVVISQAGQHEKVKKLVYLSAIVPNSGENAVMALERHQAASEGLQPDENGMIWLPNAEVYQAVMANDLPLSEVQGLFATQTPISAKAFGQAVAEPAWKTKPSYYLLAEQDNALPFKAQQSFAAMINAQTKTVSGSHLSIISQPQATVELIEQAAK; encoded by the coding sequence ATGAAAAAACTGGCTTGTGTCGCACTAATCGGGCTTTCGGTAACGGCACAGGCTACGGAGAAAAACACGATGATTAAAAATATTGTTTTGGTACACGGTGCTTTTGTTGATGGCTCAAGTTATCGCCCCGTTATTCAATCTTTGCAAGCCAAAGGCTATCAGGTTACGGCGGTGCAAAATCCACTGACTTCGTTAGATGATGATGTGGCGGCGGTTAAGCAGGTGTTAGATCGTCAAGATGGCGATGTGGTGCTAGTTGGACATTCGTGGGCGGGGGTGGTGATTAGCCAAGCTGGTCAGCACGAAAAGGTTAAAAAATTAGTCTATTTGTCGGCAATTGTGCCAAATAGCGGCGAAAATGCAGTAATGGCGTTAGAACGTCATCAAGCAGCAAGTGAAGGGTTGCAGCCTGATGAAAACGGAATGATTTGGTTGCCAAATGCGGAAGTGTATCAGGCAGTGATGGCGAACGACTTGCCGTTGTCGGAAGTTCAAGGCTTGTTTGCCACTCAAACACCAATCAGCGCCAAAGCCTTTGGGCAAGCGGTTGCAGAGCCAGCGTGGAAAACCAAACCAAGCTACTATTTGCTTGCGGAACAAGACAACGCCTTGCCGTTTAAGGCACAACAATCTTTTGCGGCGATGATTAACGCTCAAACCAAAACCGTTTCAGGCAGTCATTTGTCTATCATTTCGCAACCGCAAGCGACAGTAGAATTGATTGAACAGGCAGCAAAATAG
- a CDS encoding ArsR/SmtB family transcription factor, giving the protein MSQKTVDILRECIPTFTVLSDENRLMILHILFENGSLNVNDLTERLHLSRPAVSHHLKIMLDAGLVRVDQQGKERYYTVSLQQAGERFRRLMASFIADGCIKPLDD; this is encoded by the coding sequence ATGAGCCAAAAAACCGTTGATATTTTGCGTGAGTGCATTCCGACTTTTACTGTGTTAAGCGATGAAAACCGCTTGATGATTTTGCATATTTTGTTTGAAAACGGCAGTTTGAATGTCAATGATTTGACCGAACGACTGCATTTATCACGCCCTGCGGTGTCGCACCATCTCAAAATTATGTTGGACGCCGGTTTGGTGCGTGTTGATCAGCAAGGCAAAGAGCGTTATTACACCGTGAGCCTACAACAAGCCGGCGAGCGTTTTCGGCGTTTGATGGCATCGTTTATTGCAGATGGTTGTATTAAACCATTGGACGACTAG
- a CDS encoding type II toxin-antitoxin system prevent-host-death family antitoxin produces MPIMTSREFNQRSSQAQKYALEEPVIITNRGTPAFVLMSYTEYEKVQQAKPFVSIADVLCPSNPDVADVELELQPRSRVQRRPVDFDD; encoded by the coding sequence ATGCCGATTATGACCAGCCGTGAATTTAACCAACGTTCCAGCCAAGCGCAAAAATATGCCTTAGAAGAACCCGTGATTATCACTAATCGTGGCACGCCAGCGTTTGTGCTGATGAGCTATACGGAATATGAAAAGGTGCAACAAGCCAAGCCGTTTGTGAGCATTGCCGATGTGCTTTGCCCGAGCAATCCTGACGTGGCGGATGTTGAATTGGAATTACAACCACGCAGTCGAGTGCAACGCCGCCCGGTTGATTTTGATGATTAG
- a CDS encoding NADH-dependent flavin oxidoreductase: MKEKLTALFQPYVLNNGVEISNRLVVAPMTHFASNPDGILGEQEQRFLSNRAENIGLFITAATLVAEGGKAFVRQPEAIHESQLDSLARTANLLKAQGTKAILQIHHGGDKSIPALLNGKDMVAPSENAEVEARALTEAEILALIDAFGNAADLALRAGFDGVEIHGANGYLIQQFYSAQTNRRTDAWGGSQEKRMAFPMAVIDKVTAVRQRHNRPDFIIGYRFSPEEPGENGLTMADTFALIDALVEKPLQYLHISLWDFYKQARRGADTSLTRMQLVHERIGGKLPLIGVGNLLTAEQILDAYSTGWAEFIALGKAVMINPTIGTLLAGGRADEIVSELDPTQADHYGIPDMLWDMCIKGSPWLPPVVGQEWKPVDL, encoded by the coding sequence ATGAAAGAAAAATTGACCGCACTTTTTCAACCTTACGTCTTAAATAACGGAGTGGAAATCTCGAACCGTCTTGTGGTTGCACCGATGACACATTTTGCCTCAAACCCAGATGGTATATTGGGTGAGCAAGAACAACGCTTTTTAAGCAATCGTGCTGAAAATATCGGCTTGTTTATTACAGCCGCAACCCTTGTGGCAGAGGGTGGGAAAGCCTTTGTCAGGCAACCTGAAGCGATCCACGAAAGTCAATTAGACAGCCTTGCTCGCACAGCAAATTTGCTTAAAGCACAAGGCACAAAGGCGATTTTACAAATTCATCACGGTGGCGATAAATCTATTCCAGCGTTGCTGAATGGTAAGGATATGGTCGCACCAAGCGAAAATGCCGAGGTGGAGGCAAGAGCTTTAACGGAAGCTGAGATTTTGGCGTTGATTGATGCTTTTGGCAACGCCGCAGATTTGGCGCTTCGTGCAGGTTTTGACGGCGTGGAAATTCACGGTGCGAACGGTTATTTGATCCAACAATTCTATTCAGCACAAACTAATCGCCGCACCGATGCGTGGGGTGGTAGCCAAGAAAAACGTATGGCGTTCCCAATGGCAGTTATCGACAAAGTGACGGCAGTACGCCAACGACACAACCGCCCGGATTTCATTATCGGCTACCGTTTCTCGCCAGAGGAACCGGGAGAAAATGGCTTAACAATGGCGGATACTTTTGCGTTAATTGATGCCTTAGTGGAAAAACCGTTGCAATATTTGCACATTTCATTATGGGATTTCTACAAGCAAGCACGCCGTGGTGCAGATACGTCACTCACTCGTATGCAATTAGTTCACGAACGTATTGGCGGCAAATTACCGCTAATTGGCGTAGGCAATTTATTAACGGCTGAGCAAATCTTAGATGCCTACAGCACAGGTTGGGCAGAGTTTATCGCCCTTGGCAAAGCGGTAATGATTAACCCAACTATCGGCACATTATTGGCAGGAGGTAGAGCGGACGAAATTGTCAGCGAGCTTGACCCAACGCAAGCCGATCACTACGGTATTCCTGATATGTTATGGGATATGTGCATCAAAGGCAGCCCGTGGTTACCGCCAGTGGTAGGGCAAGAGTGGAAGCCTGTGGATTTATAG
- a CDS encoding DsbA family protein: MKIYYLFDPLCGWCYGASATLQKLNEIYPLTLTPTGLFYQSGRKMDADFARYAWGNDQRIEKLTGQPFSQAYLENVLQGEGDFDSANSLLALTAVQQIAPEKELAVLAALQTARYVDGLDNADLAVIEQMLHKLNLSQAVPLLSEQSTQTALEQRLQFGQQLAHHCGVQGVPQLIVEKDERLHIVPSQLLYGDIQGLKDYLQRL, encoded by the coding sequence ATGAAAATTTACTACTTATTCGATCCTCTTTGTGGCTGGTGTTATGGGGCGTCAGCAACATTGCAAAAACTGAATGAAATCTATCCGCTTACACTCACGCCAACGGGTCTGTTTTATCAAAGCGGTCGTAAAATGGACGCCGATTTCGCCCGCTATGCGTGGGGAAACGATCAGCGGATTGAAAAATTGACCGGTCAGCCGTTTAGTCAGGCGTATTTGGAAAACGTGTTGCAAGGCGAAGGCGATTTTGATTCGGCAAACAGTTTGCTGGCTTTAACAGCGGTGCAACAAATTGCCCCTGAAAAAGAGCTTGCCGTGTTGGCAGCATTGCAGACAGCACGTTATGTGGACGGTTTGGATAATGCGGATTTGGCGGTGATTGAACAGATGCTGCACAAGCTCAACCTTAGCCAAGCGGTGCCATTGCTTAGCGAACAATCTACCCAAACGGCATTGGAACAACGTCTTCAATTCGGGCAACAACTCGCCCACCATTGCGGTGTGCAAGGCGTGCCGCAGTTGATTGTGGAAAAAGATGAACGGTTGCATATTGTGCCGAGCCAGTTGTTGTATGGGGACATTCAAGGGTTGAAGGATTACTTACAACGCTTATAA
- the rhuM gene encoding virulence protein RhuM/Fic/DOC family protein, whose amino-acid sequence MQNQIQLYTSADGKISLQVSLDNETVWLTQSQMASLFGVKAQNITMHLRNVYAEQELDENSTCKDFLQVQTEGERMVSRKRKHYNLDAIISVGYRISSKRATQFRQWATQTLKQFLVQGYAINQKRLQEKGVEFSQAVALLSQTLTNQALISDEGKAVIGVMQDYARTWSLLQAYDEQNLAAISVQQPEMKSLVFEDVLTAISQLKQELIAKGEATELFGQLRSDGLASAIATIEQGFGGEWFYPNIASRAAHLLYFVIKNHPLADGNKRTGSFLFLWYLHQNQALLAKPVNELINDNTLVALALLVAESLPEQKELMIRLVEHFILLKG is encoded by the coding sequence ATGCAAAACCAAATTCAACTTTATACGTCCGCAGACGGCAAAATTTCCTTACAGGTTTCATTGGATAATGAGACGGTGTGGCTTACGCAATCTCAAATGGCAAGCTTATTTGGGGTTAAAGCTCAGAACATAACAATGCATCTGAGAAATGTTTATGCAGAACAAGAGCTTGATGAAAATTCAACTTGTAAGGATTTCTTACAAGTTCAAACTGAAGGTGAAAGAATGGTTTCTCGTAAACGAAAACACTACAACCTTGATGCCATTATTTCTGTGGGCTATCGAATTAGCTCTAAACGTGCGACACAATTCCGTCAATGGGCAACCCAAACTTTGAAACAATTTTTGGTGCAAGGTTATGCGATTAATCAAAAACGCTTGCAGGAAAAAGGTGTGGAGTTTAGCCAAGCAGTGGCGTTGTTAAGTCAAACGCTCACCAACCAAGCCTTGATTAGTGATGAAGGTAAGGCGGTTATTGGTGTGATGCAGGACTATGCGAGAACTTGGAGCTTATTGCAGGCGTATGATGAGCAAAATCTAGCGGCGATTTCGGTGCAGCAGCCTGAAATGAAATCCTTGGTATTTGAAGATGTTTTAACCGCTATTTCGCAATTAAAACAAGAACTAATTGCCAAAGGCGAGGCGACCGAGCTGTTTGGGCAGTTACGAAGTGATGGTTTGGCATCAGCGATTGCGACCATTGAACAAGGCTTTGGTGGAGAGTGGTTTTATCCAAATATTGCCAGCCGTGCGGCACATTTATTGTATTTTGTGATCAAAAACCACCCGCTTGCAGACGGCAATAAACGCACTGGTTCTTTCCTGTTTTTATGGTATTTACACCAAAATCAAGCCCTGCTTGCCAAACCCGTTAATGAATTGATTAACGATAATACCCTTGTCGCCCTTGCCTTGTTGGTGGCAGAAAGTTTGCCTGAACAAAAAGAGTTAATGATCCGTTTAGTAGAGCATTTTATTTTGTTGAAGGGGTAG
- a CDS encoding NADH:flavin oxidoreductase/NADH oxidase family protein, translated as MLFQPFTFSNGKTAKNRFFKSAMEEQLAKQNQPTMPLVQLYDTWAKGGAGVLVTGNVMVAENGKGSINDVVLTDERSLPILQQWAKAGTQNDTLLIMQINHAGKQSPKVLSPTPVAPSAVALQGMDGFINPPRALTEAEIGTLIQQFATTAKIAEKAGFSGVQIHAAHGYLISQFLSPHHNRREDKWGGSLENRMRFLVEIYHAIRAVVQPEFLVGLKLNSADFQKGGFDETDSIQVVQKMAELGIDFIEISGGNYENPEMLSAKASTQKREAFFLDYAEKARAVCNVPLIITGGFRSENAMNEALQSGHLDFIGIARPFALQPDLPNQIQQGNYQTIVTTRIKTGFAPVDNKLGAVLEMDWYMAQMALIGNGKQPNPTLSPWKVLFKTLWENGKAGLSTGRS; from the coding sequence ATGTTATTTCAACCTTTTACCTTTTCTAACGGCAAAACAGCCAAAAACCGTTTTTTCAAATCCGCGATGGAAGAACAGCTTGCCAAACAAAACCAACCGACAATGCCGTTGGTGCAACTTTATGACACTTGGGCAAAGGGTGGCGCTGGTGTGTTGGTGACGGGCAATGTGATGGTCGCTGAAAACGGCAAAGGCTCGATCAACGATGTAGTACTCACAGATGAACGCAGTTTGCCGATTTTGCAACAATGGGCGAAGGCTGGCACGCAAAACGATACGTTGCTGATTATGCAGATTAACCACGCAGGCAAACAGTCGCCAAAAGTGTTATCGCCAACGCCCGTTGCACCGAGTGCGGTAGCGTTGCAGGGAATGGACGGCTTTATCAATCCGCCAAGAGCCTTAACCGAAGCCGAAATTGGCACCTTAATTCAGCAATTTGCCACCACCGCAAAAATCGCCGAAAAAGCCGGATTTTCTGGCGTGCAAATTCACGCCGCACACGGCTATTTAATCAGTCAATTTTTATCGCCGCACCACAACCGCCGTGAAGATAAATGGGGCGGCAGCCTTGAAAATCGTATGCGATTTTTAGTGGAAATTTACCACGCCATTCGTGCGGTGGTGCAGCCTGAATTTTTGGTCGGCTTAAAACTCAACTCGGCGGATTTCCAAAAAGGCGGTTTTGACGAAACGGACAGCATTCAAGTGGTGCAAAAAATGGCGGAATTAGGCATTGATTTTATTGAAATTTCAGGCGGCAATTATGAAAACCCTGAAATGTTATCCGCCAAAGCCAGTACGCAAAAGCGTGAGGCGTTTTTCTTGGATTATGCCGAAAAAGCCCGTGCCGTCTGCAACGTACCGCTGATTATCACAGGCGGTTTCCGCAGTGAAAATGCAATGAACGAGGCACTGCAAAGTGGACATCTGGATTTTATCGGCATCGCCCGACCTTTTGCTTTACAACCCGATTTACCAAACCAAATTCAGCAAGGCAATTATCAAACTATCGTAACCACCCGCATAAAAACAGGTTTTGCCCCGGTGGATAACAAACTCGGTGCAGTGTTGGAAATGGATTGGTATATGGCACAAATGGCGTTAATCGGCAATGGCAAACAGCCAAATCCGACACTTTCGCCGTGGAAAGTGTTATTCAAAACCCTTTGGGAGAACGGCAAAGCAGGGTTGAGTACAGGGAGATCTTAG
- a CDS encoding type II toxin-antitoxin system VapC family toxin, with protein sequence MYLLDTNIISEIRKLAKNKCDKNVADWVRSTSKDLMFTNAVVMMELERGVMSIERKDTTQGELLRHWFEMDVKPAFHGKILKINEQTAQICAKLHIPDHAPENDAWIAASAIQHNLVLVTRNTADFARTGVKLFNPFEER encoded by the coding sequence ATGTATTTATTAGATACTAATATCATTAGCGAAATCAGAAAGTTAGCAAAAAATAAATGTGATAAGAATGTTGCAGATTGGGTTCGTTCTACCTCAAAAGATCTGATGTTCACAAATGCGGTTGTAATGATGGAATTAGAGCGTGGTGTGATGTCTATTGAGCGTAAAGATACAACACAAGGCGAACTCTTGCGCCATTGGTTTGAAATGGACGTGAAACCTGCTTTTCACGGCAAAATCCTAAAAATTAACGAACAAACCGCCCAAATTTGCGCTAAATTGCACATTCCCGATCACGCCCCTGAAAATGATGCCTGGATTGCCGCTAGTGCCATTCAACACAATTTGGTTTTGGTAACACGCAACACAGCCGATTTTGCCCGCACTGGCGTGAAGTTGTTTAATCCTTTTGAAGAAAGATAA